One Mycolicibacterium sp. TUM20985 genomic window, TGCTCTACGTCCTGGCACCGGCACCGAATACCGAGGTGGGCACGGTGGATTGGGACGCCACGTCGTCGACGTACGTGGAGTCCATGCTCGACGCGGTCAAGACCCGGCTCCCTCAGCTCGATGGTGAGATGGAGGTGTTGTCGGTGGTGACGCCCGCCGACTGGGGCCGCCAGGGCATGTTGGCCGGTACGCCCTTCGCGTTGGCTCACACCTTCGCCCAGACCGGCCCGTTCCGACCGGCCAACACCGTGCGCGGTATCGACAACGTGATCCTGGCGGGATCGTCGACGGTGCCCGGGGTCGGCGTTCCCACCGCAGTGATGTCCGGCCGGCTGGCCGCGGATCGGATCACCGGAGCGTCGGTCGCGCGCCCGAGCCAGGAGGCATATCAGCGATGATCGGTTCTGAACTCGATGCGGCCGGGGTGCGGGAGCCGTCATTGCGTCAGGCGTACCGGCAGTGCCGCGAGATCAACGCCCAACACGGCAAGACCTTCTTCGCCGCCACCCGACTGCTCGCGCCTAGTCAGCGCCCCGCCGTCCACGCCCTGTACGGGTTCGCCCGACGGGCCGACGACATCCTCGACGACTTCGACACCCGCGACCACGAGCAGCGCGCCGAGCAACTGCAGAAGTTCTCCACCCAGCTGTTCGACAGCCTGGTGGAGGGGCGACCCTGCGGTGCCGATCCCACGTTGATCGCCGTCGTCGACACCGCGCGCAAGTACGACATCGGGTGGGACCTCTTCGACGACTTCCTAGCCTCCATGCGGATGGATCTGACCGTCACCGACTATCCGGACCGCGCCGCGCTGCAGCGCTACATGTACGGGTCAGCCGAGGTGATCGGGCTGCAACTGCTGCCGATCCTGGGCACGGTCGGTCCGCGCGAAGAGGCGGCGCCCCACGCCGCCGCCCTCGGCACGGCGTTTCAGCTGACCAACTTCCTGCGGGATGTCGATGAGGACCTGCGGCGGGGCCGGGTCTACCTGCCCGCCGACGAACTCTCCGCTCACGGCGTCGACCGCGACGTCCTGACCTGGTGTCAGAGCAACCGACGTACCGATGCCCGCGTGCGAAGCGCTCTGATGGAGCAGCACGCGATCGCGCGCTCGGTCTACGGCCAGGCACGGCTGGGCATCGACAAGCTGATACCGGCGTCGCGGCCCTGCGTCGACGTGGCGTTGACGTTGTATTCGGGGATTCTGGACCGGATCGAGGAGATCGACTTCGAGATCTTCACGCAGCGAGCCACGGTCGGTAAGGTCCGGCGCATCACGGTGGCGGGGGCCGGCATCGCAAGGGCATGGGGTGCGCGACTGCGCCACGGAAGTAGGTGAGTGTGGACCGCTGGCAGTACCTG contains:
- a CDS encoding phytoene/squalene synthase family protein, translating into MIGSELDAAGVREPSLRQAYRQCREINAQHGKTFFAATRLLAPSQRPAVHALYGFARRADDILDDFDTRDHEQRAEQLQKFSTQLFDSLVEGRPCGADPTLIAVVDTARKYDIGWDLFDDFLASMRMDLTVTDYPDRAALQRYMYGSAEVIGLQLLPILGTVGPREEAAPHAAALGTAFQLTNFLRDVDEDLRRGRVYLPADELSAHGVDRDVLTWCQSNRRTDARVRSALMEQHAIARSVYGQARLGIDKLIPASRPCVDVALTLYSGILDRIEEIDFEIFTQRATVGKVRRITVAGAGIARAWGARLRHGSR